A region from the Pseudonocardia petroleophila genome encodes:
- a CDS encoding gamma carbonic anhydrase family protein: protein MPLYALGDVEPDIHPDAYVHPDAVVIGNVTIGAESSVWPTAVLRGDDGHIVVGARTSIQDGSIIHTTLERPTIIGDEVTVGHNVHIEGATIGDRALVSSGSVVLNGATVGEGAIVAAGAVVSPKAQIPPRTMALGIPARVREGFEVPADATAYAATSYVRRGKRFRAELRRLEG, encoded by the coding sequence GTGCCCCTCTACGCGCTCGGTGACGTCGAGCCCGACATCCATCCCGACGCCTACGTCCACCCGGACGCCGTCGTGATCGGCAACGTGACGATCGGCGCCGAGTCGTCGGTGTGGCCCACGGCGGTGCTCCGCGGCGACGACGGCCACATCGTCGTCGGCGCCCGCACGAGCATCCAGGACGGGTCGATCATCCACACCACGCTGGAGCGGCCGACGATCATCGGCGACGAGGTGACGGTCGGCCACAACGTGCACATCGAGGGCGCCACGATCGGCGACCGCGCGCTGGTCTCGTCCGGGTCGGTGGTGCTCAACGGGGCCACGGTCGGCGAGGGCGCGATCGTCGCCGCCGGGGCCGTGGTGTCGCCGAAGGCGCAGATTCCGCCGCGGACCATGGCGCTGGGGATCCCGGCGCGGGTGCGCGAGGGCTTCGAGGTGCCGGCCGACGCCACCGCCTACGCCGCCACGTCCTACGTCCGTCGCGGGAAGCGGTTCCGCGCCGAGCTCCGTCGACTGGAGGGCTGA
- a CDS encoding monovalent cation/H+ antiporter complex subunit F → MLALMDTVYVIVLGIMVLAGLLTLVRLFRGPDTLDRIAALDVFVVLIIGATAVYVAYFRDGSNIPLLVAFALLAFVGSATAARLAERREWHR, encoded by the coding sequence GTGCTCGCGCTGATGGACACCGTCTACGTGATCGTGCTCGGGATCATGGTCCTGGCCGGTCTGCTCACGCTCGTGCGCCTGTTCCGCGGCCCCGACACGCTCGACCGGATCGCCGCCCTCGACGTGTTCGTCGTCCTCATCATCGGGGCCACCGCGGTGTACGTGGCGTACTTCCGCGACGGCTCGAACATCCCGCTGCTGGTGGCGTTCGCCCTGCTGGCGTTCGTCGGGTCCGCCACGGCCGCGCGGCTGGCCGAGCGAAGGGAGTGGCACCGGTGA
- the recG gene encoding ATP-dependent DNA helicase RecG gives MNVDLDSALEPLIGRKSADLLAAQLEISTVGELVRHYPRRYVDRGKLTPITGLELGEHATLVAQVEKTTTREMRARRGTMLQVVLRDESGGSLDCTFFNAHKVKHLVYPGVRAVFSGKVGMFNQKLQLTHPQFEPLDETDEVRPFLSVYPATGKLGSQVIAKCVRIVLDMLDDPTDPLPPKIRDREKLTELGRALRRIHVPEVEADIHAARHRLVWDEALGVQLALALRRQATAARPAPRCPPVAGGLLDAFDAALPFTLTAGQQEVGAQVAADLGRAHPMNRLVQGDVGAGKTIIALRAMLQVVDSGQQAAMLAPTEVLAAQHARSLRAMLGPLAQGGELGAAERATRVTLLTGSLGARAKKQALLDAQSGEAGIMVGTHALIQDRVGFADLGLVVVDEQHRFGVEQRDALRGRGDRAPHMLVMTATPIPRTVAMTVYGDLTVSSLRELPRGRSPIATSVVPLAEKPQWFASVWRRVRDEVAKGHQAYVVFPRVGESARAEDDSEPPPDDASDEARRPPLAVLDIAPRLAEGALEGLRLGILHGKLPSDEKDAVMRSFERGELDVLLATTVIEVGVDVPNATAIVILDAERFGLSQLHQLRGRVGRGSAPGVCLLVTEMPEATAARERLAAVEGTTDGFELARLDLELRREGDVLGALQSGRRSGLRLLSLLKHEDVIAKAQVYAADLVAHDPGLVHSPGLAALVGEVVTDDRAEYLDKV, from the coding sequence GTGAACGTCGATCTCGACTCGGCGCTGGAGCCGCTGATCGGGCGGAAGTCGGCCGATCTGCTGGCCGCGCAGCTGGAGATCAGCACCGTCGGCGAGCTGGTGCGGCACTACCCGCGCCGCTACGTCGACCGCGGCAAGCTCACGCCGATCACGGGGCTGGAGCTGGGGGAGCACGCCACGCTCGTCGCGCAGGTGGAGAAGACCACCACCCGCGAGATGCGGGCGCGGCGGGGCACGATGCTGCAGGTCGTGCTGCGCGACGAGTCGGGCGGCTCGCTCGACTGCACGTTCTTCAACGCCCACAAGGTCAAGCACCTCGTGTACCCCGGCGTGCGGGCGGTGTTCTCGGGCAAGGTCGGGATGTTCAACCAGAAGCTGCAGCTCACGCACCCGCAGTTCGAGCCGCTCGACGAGACCGACGAGGTCCGCCCGTTCCTCTCGGTCTACCCGGCCACCGGCAAGCTCGGCTCGCAGGTGATCGCGAAGTGCGTGCGGATCGTCCTCGACATGCTCGACGACCCGACCGATCCGCTGCCCCCGAAGATCCGCGACCGGGAGAAGCTGACGGAGCTGGGGCGCGCGCTGCGGCGGATCCACGTGCCGGAGGTCGAGGCCGACATCCACGCCGCCCGCCACCGCCTGGTCTGGGACGAGGCGCTGGGCGTGCAGCTCGCGCTCGCGCTGCGCCGCCAGGCCACCGCCGCGCGGCCGGCGCCGCGGTGCCCGCCCGTCGCCGGGGGGCTGCTCGACGCGTTCGACGCCGCGCTGCCGTTCACGCTCACGGCGGGGCAGCAGGAGGTCGGGGCGCAGGTCGCGGCCGACCTCGGGCGCGCCCACCCGATGAACCGGCTCGTGCAGGGCGACGTCGGCGCGGGCAAGACGATCATCGCGCTGCGGGCGATGCTGCAGGTCGTCGACTCCGGGCAGCAGGCGGCGATGCTCGCGCCCACCGAGGTGCTCGCCGCGCAGCACGCGCGGTCGCTGCGGGCGATGCTCGGCCCGCTCGCGCAGGGCGGCGAGCTGGGGGCGGCCGAGCGGGCCACCCGCGTCACGCTGCTCACCGGGTCGCTGGGGGCGCGGGCGAAGAAGCAGGCGCTGCTCGACGCGCAGTCCGGCGAGGCCGGGATCATGGTCGGCACCCACGCGCTGATCCAGGACCGCGTCGGGTTCGCCGACCTCGGGCTCGTCGTCGTCGACGAGCAGCACCGGTTCGGCGTGGAGCAGCGCGACGCGCTGCGCGGGCGCGGGGACCGGGCGCCGCACATGCTGGTCATGACGGCCACCCCGATCCCGCGCACGGTCGCGATGACGGTCTACGGCGACCTCACGGTGTCCTCGCTGCGCGAGCTGCCCCGCGGGCGCTCACCGATCGCCACCTCCGTGGTGCCGCTGGCCGAGAAGCCGCAGTGGTTCGCGAGCGTGTGGCGCCGGGTGCGCGACGAGGTGGCGAAGGGCCACCAGGCCTACGTCGTGTTCCCGCGGGTGGGGGAGAGCGCCAGGGCCGAGGACGACTCCGAGCCGCCGCCGGACGACGCGAGCGACGAGGCCCGCCGCCCGCCGCTCGCCGTCCTCGACATCGCCCCGCGGCTGGCCGAGGGCGCCCTGGAGGGCCTGCGGCTGGGGATCCTGCACGGCAAGCTGCCGTCGGACGAGAAGGACGCCGTGATGCGGTCCTTCGAGCGCGGCGAGCTCGACGTGCTGCTGGCCACCACCGTCATCGAGGTGGGGGTCGACGTGCCCAACGCCACCGCGATCGTCATCCTCGACGCCGAGCGCTTCGGCCTGTCCCAGCTCCACCAGCTCCGCGGGCGCGTCGGCCGGGGGTCGGCGCCGGGGGTGTGCCTGCTGGTCACCGAGATGCCCGAGGCCACGGCCGCCCGCGAGCGACTGGCCGCCGTCGAGGGCACCACCGACGGCTTCGAACTCGCCCGGCTCGACCTGGAGCTGCGCCGCGAGGGCGACGTCCTGGGCGCGCTGCAGTCCGGGCGCCGCTCGGGGCTCCGGCTGCTGTCGCTGCTCAAGCACGAGGACGTGATCGCGAAGGCGCAGGTCTACGCGGCCGACCTCGTGGCCCACGACCCGGGGCTCGTGCACAGCCCCGGCCTGGCCGCCCTGGTCGGCGAGGTCGTCACCGACGACCGGGCGGAGTACCTCGACAAGGTCTGA
- a CDS encoding Na+/H+ antiporter subunit E, which translates to MNRALSVAWLTLVWVLLWGSFTLLTIVGGVVVGYVITGIWRPGAVEGRLPVRPLALLRLVGFLARDLVVSSAEVSRQTLRHGPRTLGAVLDLPLLSSSDRVVALVAGAYTLTPGTLVLQMDLRQSRWYIYVVGPRDAAGVETARRSALGIQRRVLAAFGTPEEHAAALELERACSR; encoded by the coding sequence ATGAACCGGGCGCTGAGCGTGGCGTGGCTGACGCTGGTGTGGGTGCTGCTGTGGGGGTCGTTCACGCTGCTGACGATCGTCGGCGGGGTGGTGGTCGGGTACGTGATCACCGGGATCTGGCGGCCGGGCGCGGTCGAGGGACGGCTGCCCGTGCGGCCGCTGGCGCTGCTGCGGCTGGTCGGGTTCCTCGCGCGCGACCTGGTGGTGTCCTCGGCCGAGGTGAGCCGGCAGACGCTGCGGCACGGGCCGCGGACGCTCGGCGCGGTGCTGGACCTGCCGCTGCTGAGCAGCTCCGACCGCGTCGTCGCGCTCGTCGCGGGGGCCTACACGCTCACGCCGGGCACGCTGGTCCTGCAGATGGACCTGCGGCAGAGCCGCTGGTACATCTACGTCGTCGGGCCGCGCGACGCCGCGGGGGTCGAGACGGCCCGCCGGTCCGCGCTGGGCATCCAGCGGCGGGTGCTCGCGGCCTTCGGCACACCGGAGGAGCACGCGGCGGCTCTGGAGCTGGAGAGGGCGTGCTCGCGCTGA
- a CDS encoding DAK2 domain-containing protein: protein MPPILDAALLTGWAKAAVGSLERHRAEIDRINVFPVPDGDTGTNLLLTMRAALDAVGRGEPQVAAALARGALIGARGNSGVILSQVLRGVADAVAAKAGPSAGGKVLADGLGRAHRLATAAVTRPREGTVLSVLSAAAVASVAVGSDRLDAVAVAAADAAREALRETTGQLPELARAGVVDAGGMGLYLVLDALATLASGRSGVGVPEPAGERGPTRGRDALVAARESGSSAFDYEVMYLLDAPDEAVAVLRGELDELGDSVAVVGDGAGTWNVHVHCTDVGAAIEAGVVAGRPYRITVVRFADQLAPAPDRFDRRRAVVLVAEGAELADLARSAGADVLARADAVDDGAVHRALVATRARHVVLLPSDIELYEVAERAAAAARRDGQEVQVLPTASVLQGLSALAVHDPERRAADDVVAMAEAAALTRTASLVVAETEAMTWVGRCEPGEVLGLSDGEVVLIAPDLAVGALWLAHRMLTAGGEIVTALLGEGAADELGEGLAADLRRTHPEVDVVVHRGGQTDHPIVLGVE, encoded by the coding sequence GTGCCCCCGATCCTCGACGCCGCCCTGCTCACCGGCTGGGCGAAGGCCGCGGTGGGGTCGCTGGAGCGGCACCGCGCGGAGATCGACCGGATCAACGTCTTCCCGGTGCCCGACGGCGACACCGGCACCAACCTGCTGCTCACCATGCGGGCCGCCCTCGACGCGGTCGGCCGGGGCGAGCCGCAGGTGGCGGCGGCGCTGGCCCGCGGCGCGCTGATCGGGGCCCGCGGCAACTCCGGCGTGATCCTCTCCCAGGTGCTGCGCGGGGTCGCCGACGCCGTCGCGGCCAAGGCCGGGCCGTCCGCGGGCGGGAAGGTGCTGGCCGACGGGCTGGGCCGCGCGCACCGGCTCGCCACCGCCGCGGTCACCCGGCCCCGCGAGGGCACGGTGCTCTCGGTGCTGTCCGCGGCCGCCGTCGCCTCGGTTGCGGTCGGTTCCGACCGGCTCGACGCCGTGGCCGTCGCGGCCGCCGACGCGGCCCGCGAGGCCCTGCGCGAGACCACGGGGCAGCTGCCCGAGCTGGCCCGCGCCGGGGTCGTCGACGCCGGGGGCATGGGCCTCTACCTCGTCCTGGACGCCCTCGCGACGCTGGCCAGCGGCCGCTCCGGGGTCGGGGTGCCCGAGCCGGCGGGGGAGCGGGGGCCCACCCGCGGCCGCGACGCGCTCGTCGCCGCGCGGGAGTCGGGCAGCTCGGCGTTCGACTACGAGGTCATGTACCTGCTCGACGCCCCCGACGAGGCCGTCGCCGTGCTCCGCGGGGAGCTCGACGAGCTGGGCGACTCGGTGGCGGTCGTCGGCGACGGGGCGGGCACCTGGAACGTCCACGTGCACTGCACCGACGTCGGGGCGGCGATCGAGGCGGGCGTCGTCGCCGGGCGGCCGTACCGGATCACCGTGGTGCGCTTCGCCGACCAGCTCGCGCCGGCCCCCGACCGGTTCGACCGCCGCCGCGCCGTCGTCCTCGTCGCGGAGGGGGCGGAGCTGGCCGACCTGGCCCGGTCGGCGGGGGCCGACGTGCTGGCCCGCGCCGACGCCGTCGACGACGGGGCCGTGCACCGGGCGCTGGTCGCCACCCGCGCGCGGCACGTCGTCCTGCTGCCGTCGGACATCGAGCTCTACGAGGTCGCGGAGCGCGCCGCGGCGGCGGCCCGGCGCGACGGCCAGGAGGTGCAGGTCCTGCCCACGGCGTCGGTGCTGCAGGGGCTGTCCGCGCTCGCGGTGCACGACCCGGAGCGGCGCGCGGCCGACGACGTCGTCGCGATGGCGGAGGCCGCCGCGCTCACCCGCACCGCGTCGCTCGTCGTCGCCGAGACCGAGGCGATGACGTGGGTGGGGCGCTGCGAGCCCGGCGAGGTGCTGGGCCTGTCCGACGGCGAGGTCGTGCTCATCGCGCCGGACCTGGCTGTCGGTGCCCTGTGGTTGGCTCACCGCATGCTCACCGCGGGCGGCGAGATCGTCACGGCGCTGCTCGGGGAGGGGGCCGCCGACGAGCTGGGCGAGGGACTGGCCGCCGACCTGCGGCGCACCCACCCCGAGGTCGACGTCGTGGTCCACCGGGGCGGGCAGACCGACCATCCGATCGTGTTGGGAGTGGAGTGA
- a CDS encoding uracil-DNA glycosylase — MAKPLHEVVEAGWAQALEPVAPVIADMGEFLRAEMGAGRRYLPAGANILRAFTQPFDAVRVLIVGQDPYPTPGHAIGLSFSVAPETKPVPRSLANIFREYSDDLGHPTPATGDLTPWAEQGVLLLNRVLTVEPGNPGSHRDKGWEKVTEQAIRALVDRDGEPLVAILWGRDARNLAPLLVDVPLVESAHPSPMSADRGFFGSKPFSRANDLLEEIGGEPVDWKLP; from the coding sequence ATGGCCAAGCCGTTGCACGAGGTCGTCGAGGCGGGGTGGGCGCAGGCCCTGGAGCCCGTCGCCCCGGTGATCGCCGACATGGGGGAGTTCCTGCGCGCCGAGATGGGGGCCGGGCGGCGCTACCTGCCGGCCGGGGCGAACATCCTGCGCGCCTTCACCCAGCCCTTCGACGCCGTGCGCGTGCTGATCGTCGGCCAGGACCCGTACCCGACGCCGGGGCACGCGATCGGGCTGTCGTTCTCGGTGGCGCCGGAGACGAAGCCGGTGCCGCGCTCGCTGGCCAACATCTTCCGCGAGTACAGCGACGACCTCGGCCACCCGACGCCGGCCACCGGCGACCTCACGCCGTGGGCCGAGCAGGGCGTGCTGCTGCTCAACCGCGTGCTCACGGTGGAGCCGGGCAACCCGGGATCGCACCGGGACAAGGGCTGGGAGAAGGTCACCGAGCAGGCGATCCGCGCACTCGTCGACCGCGACGGGGAGCCGCTGGTGGCGATCCTGTGGGGCCGCGACGCCCGCAACCTCGCCCCGCTGCTCGTCGACGTGCCGCTGGTGGAGTCGGCCCACCCCAGCCCGATGAGCGCCGACCGCGGGTTCTTCGGCTCCAAGCCGTTCAGCCGCGCCAACGACCTGCTCGAGGAGATCGGCGGCGAACCCGTCGACTGGAAGCTGCCGTAG
- the rpmB gene encoding 50S ribosomal protein L28: MAAVCDVCSKGPGFGMSVSHSHRRTNRRWNPNIQTVRARLTTGGNRTRLNVCTSCLKAGKVARA; the protein is encoded by the coding sequence GTGGCTGCCGTCTGCGACGTCTGTAGCAAGGGTCCGGGCTTCGGCATGTCCGTCTCGCACTCGCACCGCCGCACCAACCGCCGCTGGAACCCGAACATCCAGACCGTTCGGGCCCGTCTCACCACCGGTGGCAACCGTACCCGCCTCAACGTGTGCACCTCCTGCCTGAAGGCCGGCAAGGTCGCGCGCGCCTGA
- a CDS encoding TetR/AcrR family transcriptional regulator yields the protein MRSAPAAGTGDLTARARIRDAAVEVFGSTGFDAPVRAVAARAGVSPGVLNHHFGPKDGLRAACDEHVLRRIREAETDAVTGSPAAALARLAAVEEHARLAAYVLQALQAGGDLAAAFVEQMVSDAEGYLAAGVAAGTVRPSRDPAARARHLTLSALGSLLLHARLRTGGTDLPGLLRQAPVPPGPPADPVPTPVQESP from the coding sequence ATGCGTTCAGCACCGGCGGCCGGCACCGGAGACCTCACCGCCCGCGCGCGCATCCGCGACGCCGCGGTCGAGGTGTTCGGCAGCACCGGGTTCGACGCGCCGGTGCGCGCCGTGGCCGCCCGGGCCGGGGTCAGCCCCGGCGTGCTCAACCACCACTTCGGGCCGAAGGACGGGCTGCGCGCCGCGTGCGACGAGCACGTGCTGCGCCGGATCCGCGAGGCCGAGACCGACGCCGTCACGGGCAGCCCGGCGGCGGCACTCGCCCGGCTCGCGGCCGTCGAGGAGCACGCCCGGCTCGCCGCGTACGTCCTGCAGGCGCTGCAGGCCGGTGGGGACCTGGCCGCCGCGTTCGTCGAGCAGATGGTGTCCGACGCCGAGGGCTACCTGGCCGCGGGTGTCGCGGCCGGCACGGTGCGGCCCAGCCGGGACCCGGCGGCGCGCGCCCGCCACCTCACGCTCTCCGCCCTGGGCTCGCTGCTGCTGCACGCCCGCCTGCGGACCGGCGGCACCGACCTGCCCGGGCTGCTGCGGCAGGCCCCGGTCCCGCCCGGCCCACCCGCTGACCCGGTCCCCACCCCCGTCCAGGAGTCCCCATGA
- the mnhG gene encoding monovalent cation/H(+) antiporter subunit G, giving the protein MIPAAVTDVLSAVLLLAGATQCLLGAIGLVRLPSVLSRMQAATKPQTLGLFLILAGAALRVPLDSAVTLLLVAVFQLITAPVIAQLVGRSAYNGGSVQPRLLVVDELAPRMPREGPEPPPS; this is encoded by the coding sequence GTGATCCCCGCCGCCGTCACGGACGTCCTGTCCGCGGTCCTGCTGCTGGCCGGTGCGACGCAGTGCCTGCTGGGGGCGATCGGCCTGGTCCGCCTGCCCAGCGTCCTGTCCCGGATGCAGGCGGCCACGAAGCCGCAGACGCTCGGGCTGTTCCTCATCCTCGCCGGGGCCGCGCTGCGGGTGCCGCTCGACAGCGCGGTCACGCTGCTGCTCGTCGCGGTGTTCCAGCTGATCACCGCGCCGGTCATCGCGCAGCTCGTCGGGCGGTCGGCGTACAACGGCGGGTCGGTGCAGCCCCGGCTGCTCGTCGTCGACGAGCTGGCGCCGCGGATGCCGCGCGAGGGACCGGAACCCCCGCCGTCATAG